One Trichoderma atroviride chromosome 7, complete sequence DNA segment encodes these proteins:
- a CDS encoding uncharacterized protein (EggNog:ENOG41), translating to MDEPKCSLPSISNLLGLADAGSMASESSYSSSPRPYAKAESRPASRHRALPPTPPMSTDASFDARRSPSNSVSYAPSSTYYETTPPAEAHDTHRYRMASLPAISTSTAQPPLPPAMGSAHSAHSVHSPASNYYPAQNLPPPPPPASGLQYQRALPLSFPPPPSPLSVTSSGGYVWQHHHYLNPSNGIPFPPSQDRYICQTCNKAFSRPSSLRIHSHSHTGEKPFKCPHTGCGKAFSVRSNMKRHERGCHGFDVGKGPIMLP from the coding sequence ATGGATGAACCGAAATGTTCACTGCCCTCAATCTCCAACCTCTTGGGCCTCGCCGACGCTGGCTCTATGGCGAGCGAAAGCTCATACTCTAGCTCTCCTCGACCCTATGCCAAGGCCGAGAGCaggccagcttctcgacaCAGGGCACTGCCACCCACACCGCCCATGTCCACAGATGCTTCATTTGACGCTCGGCGGTCTCCGTCAAACAGCGTCTCTTACGCTCCGTCTAGCACCTACTACGAGACAACGCCCCCTGCAGAGGCCCATGACACACATCGATATCGAATGGCCTCTCTGCCTGCCATCTCAACATCCACTGCCCAGCCACCTTTGCCGCCGGCGATGGGATCTGCCCATTCTGCCCACTCTGTCCACTCTCCTGCCAGCAACTACTATCCTGCGCAGAATctaccgccgccacctccccCGGCTTCTGGTCTCCAGTATCAGCGCGCGCTACCCCTGTCGTTCCCACCGCCACCTAGCCCTCTCAGTGTAACCTCCTCTGGCGGCTACGTGTGGCAACATCACCACTATCTCAACCCATCAAACGGCATCCCATTTCCACCCTCGCAAGACCGATATATATGCCAAACCTGTAACAAGGCCTTCAGCCGGCCCAGCAGCCTGCGTATCCACAGCCATTCACACACAGGCGAGAAGCCATTCAAGTGTCCCCACACTGGATGCGGCAAAGCCTTCAGCGTTCGGAGTAACATGAAGCGACACGAAAGAGGCTGCCATGGATTTGACGTCGGCAAAGGGCCCATTATGCTCCCTTGA